The following proteins come from a genomic window of Brevibacillus antibioticus:
- a CDS encoding MFS transporter: MGNQTYGLNIFLFSFTRFITELGSGVYKFALALYIADVTGSSAAFATVLGFSYLPGVLINIFAGAYIDRHNKKTIMVVTELLSGALVLLFLLFFLQFPTNLWLFVGYAFVISTIQAFTYLSLQASIPELVDEDRVGSMNSIYQAISAILNVAGPLVGAIAYRLMGMEMILLIDGLSFIGAGILQMFLRFRKAEAAQETTQSYTETIKEVFQYIREQVVIKYLFLIFLVLNFIFPPLMYVGLLHIAYRVEQVSMEQFSFIQSSWFIGIIIGAAIVSMKRVSKYVENKIFLLIQVQGILLMTWVFPIFVPETSNASWIITGVFVGILMVSAIFNSMGNIPMFTFVQLNTPEHLRASMFGVVGTFTGVAVPFGIWLYGILLEAVYWPYLLLVSGAIIFVIALIAHLNKQVSQYFKKKEEPVVADKSA, translated from the coding sequence ATGGGCAACCAAACATACGGATTGAATATTTTTCTCTTTTCTTTTACTCGTTTCATTACAGAATTAGGTAGCGGTGTATACAAATTTGCTCTCGCCCTGTACATTGCGGATGTGACGGGTTCTTCCGCTGCATTTGCAACTGTTTTGGGCTTTTCATACTTACCAGGAGTGCTAATTAATATTTTTGCTGGCGCCTATATTGATAGACACAATAAGAAAACAATCATGGTCGTCACTGAGCTACTAAGCGGTGCGCTCGTTCTCTTGTTTTTACTATTTTTCCTCCAGTTTCCCACGAATCTATGGCTGTTTGTCGGATACGCCTTCGTGATCAGTACCATTCAGGCTTTTACGTATCTCTCTTTGCAGGCATCCATTCCTGAGCTGGTAGATGAGGACAGAGTAGGAAGCATGAACTCTATTTACCAAGCAATCAGCGCCATTCTCAATGTAGCGGGTCCTTTGGTAGGGGCGATTGCCTATCGTTTAATGGGGATGGAAATGATCTTGCTGATCGATGGCCTTTCTTTTATCGGAGCAGGTATCTTGCAGATGTTCCTTCGTTTTCGCAAGGCCGAGGCAGCACAGGAGACAACGCAAAGCTATACAGAAACAATCAAGGAAGTCTTCCAATATATCCGAGAACAGGTTGTCATCAAGTACTTGTTCCTGATTTTCCTGGTGCTCAATTTTATTTTCCCTCCGCTCATGTATGTGGGGCTGCTGCATATTGCCTATCGAGTCGAACAAGTATCGATGGAGCAATTCTCCTTTATTCAGTCCTCCTGGTTTATCGGGATCATTATCGGAGCGGCTATTGTCTCTATGAAAAGGGTGAGCAAATACGTTGAGAATAAAATCTTCCTCTTGATTCAAGTGCAAGGGATTCTCTTGATGACGTGGGTATTTCCGATTTTTGTTCCGGAAACGAGTAACGCCTCGTGGATCATTACGGGCGTGTTTGTCGGGATTTTAATGGTCTCCGCAATCTTCAACTCCATGGGGAACATCCCGATGTTTACCTTTGTTCAATTGAACACGCCTGAGCATTTGCGTGCCAGCATGTTTGGTGTGGTCGGTACTTTTACCGGAGTGGCCGTACCGTTTGGGATCTGGTTGTATGGTATTTTACTCGAGGCCGTTTATTGGCCCTATCTCTTGTTGGTCTCAGGTGCCATCATTTTCGTGATCGCCTTGATCGCTCATCTGAACAAGCAAGTGAGTCAATACTTTAAGAAAAAAGAAGAACCCGTGGTTGCAGACAAGTCTGCTTGA
- a CDS encoding MarR family transcriptional regulator — MDPKKKIWNRWITFLHKQEERSKLREEMLLRQIKISVPDYDKVGRLSVTELHVLQEVGGKDRVNVTTIAQHIGVTKSAISKITVKLLKKGLLERYQLEDNQKEVFFRLTSVGEMVNEIHEHYHQRLENDMYRFLDRYTPAELAFLDEVIREATED; from the coding sequence TTGGACCCTAAAAAGAAAATTTGGAATCGATGGATCACCTTTCTACATAAACAGGAGGAGCGCAGCAAGCTACGTGAAGAAATGCTATTGCGTCAGATCAAAATCAGCGTGCCTGATTATGATAAAGTTGGAAGGTTATCCGTAACAGAGCTCCACGTCCTTCAAGAGGTAGGGGGAAAAGATCGAGTCAATGTTACGACAATTGCACAGCATATTGGGGTAACAAAGAGTGCGATATCCAAAATAACAGTCAAACTTTTGAAGAAGGGATTACTGGAGCGCTATCAGCTCGAAGACAATCAGAAGGAGGTTTTTTTCAGGCTGACATCAGTAGGAGAAATGGTAAACGAGATTCACGAACACTACCATCAACGCCTGGAAAATGACATGTACCGATTCTTGGATAGGTATACCCCTGCTGAATTGGCATTTTTGGATGAGGTCATAAGAGAAGCAACAGAAGATTAG
- a CDS encoding MFS transporter: MNPKKVLYLLGITLMLGMFAQNLFMPILPAMQKEFQTSVTMINWTVSIFTVMLAIMQIIYGPFIDRFGRKRVMIPALILYTIASIGCYLVDSIDGLLFFRALQGAGFAAIPIVAATIIGDLFTGIQRASAMGTYQMLLALSPALGPLLGGWIGGIGGHSAVFLFLAICAVFLVGINATWLPETKRTQATSSGGFTLGSFRKILLHPVGASVILIGFSQMYAYYCFLLFLPVQLTNNYVVSVEIIGLVFLLVSVVFIISSKLSAVLQNRWGARKTLLVTTGANALAMFLFMTGADVSFLLLMITSTLFALTLGVGMPAHTILLSEVFEAERATSIGVYNFIRYTGMAAGPVVGAILLEWGGVWLEFGMAGILIALTTIFARQKVKRTAVNMQEEF; encoded by the coding sequence ATGAATCCAAAAAAAGTACTGTACCTACTTGGGATAACGCTAATGCTAGGTATGTTCGCGCAAAATTTGTTCATGCCTATTTTACCAGCCATGCAAAAAGAGTTTCAGACGAGTGTAACCATGATTAACTGGACCGTTTCAATCTTTACCGTCATGCTCGCGATTATGCAAATCATCTACGGACCATTTATTGATCGGTTCGGGCGAAAACGTGTCATGATACCTGCCCTGATCCTATATACGATCGCGTCAATCGGATGCTATCTAGTCGATTCTATTGATGGGCTATTATTTTTCCGGGCTTTACAAGGGGCGGGGTTTGCTGCTATTCCGATCGTAGCCGCAACGATCATCGGAGACTTATTTACAGGAATTCAACGTGCATCTGCGATGGGTACTTATCAGATGCTGCTTGCACTCAGTCCGGCACTTGGTCCACTGTTAGGTGGCTGGATTGGCGGCATCGGTGGACATTCTGCAGTCTTTTTGTTTTTGGCGATCTGCGCAGTCTTTCTCGTCGGAATCAATGCTACATGGTTACCCGAAACGAAAAGGACCCAAGCTACATCATCAGGCGGTTTTACATTAGGGTCTTTCCGTAAGATTTTGCTCCACCCAGTCGGTGCATCTGTCATTTTGATCGGTTTTAGCCAAATGTACGCCTATTATTGCTTTCTGCTGTTTCTCCCTGTTCAATTGACGAACAACTACGTAGTCTCTGTTGAAATAATCGGATTGGTTTTCTTGCTCGTGTCAGTCGTCTTTATTATCAGTAGCAAGTTGTCTGCTGTATTGCAAAATCGATGGGGAGCACGTAAAACATTACTGGTGACGACCGGTGCAAATGCTTTGGCAATGTTTCTTTTTATGACTGGGGCTGATGTTTCTTTTCTCCTGCTTATGATAACAAGTACGCTGTTTGCCTTAACCTTGGGGGTAGGTATGCCTGCACATACGATTTTGCTATCCGAAGTATTTGAAGCAGAGCGTGCAACGTCCATTGGTGTGTACAATTTCATCCGCTATACGGGGATGGCTGCAGGTCCGGTTGTAGGTGCGATCCTGTTAGAATGGGGAGGGGTTTGGCTTGAATTTGGTATGGCCGGTATCCTCATTGCTCTGACGACCATATTTGCACGACAAAAGGTGAAAAGAACCGCAGTGAACATGCAAGAGGAGTTCTAA